A genomic stretch from Candidatus Nitrososphaera gargensis Ga9.2 includes:
- a CDS encoding tRNA (N(6)-L-threonylcarbamoyladenosine(37)-C(2))-methylthiotransferase, which produces MLRRSLKPALIESIPVLRRSKPKVWVEAYGCSASMADSEMISGLLKGAGYEIASKQSEGALNLIVTCSVKDTTEHRMVSRIKAMSKSGKPLVVAGCLPKADRAKVESLNSLASLLGPHSIEKAVDVVGSALAGGRLVALEDSVADKVNIPRVRLNPMVSIVEIASGCMSECTFCQTKIAKGWLRSYRIGDIMRQIKADINAGCKEVWLASTDNGCYGKDMGTDLVELLRACCSIEGDFKIRLGMMNPMYVPEMLNRMVDVFYENEKLFRFLHIPVESGSDRVLRKMKRGHTTKTFLDAVQAFRSKIPEMTISTDVIVGFPSETEDDFKETLDLVERAEPDIVNISRYSARPGTEAAKWKGMRVSSQVAKERSERLHVLAKKVAKKRNSLWQGWQGEIIIDEMGKVVQGRNYAYKPVVVLSSNLGKVSLGDRKRVQVYDFSNFSLKARIVI; this is translated from the coding sequence ATGCTGAGACGATCGCTCAAGCCTGCATTAATAGAGTCGATACCTGTGCTTAGGAGGTCAAAGCCAAAGGTATGGGTGGAAGCCTATGGCTGCTCGGCAAGCATGGCCGATTCTGAAATGATAAGTGGGCTGTTGAAGGGTGCTGGGTATGAAATCGCAAGCAAGCAAAGCGAAGGCGCGCTCAACCTGATTGTCACATGCTCTGTCAAGGACACAACCGAGCACCGAATGGTCAGCAGGATAAAAGCAATGAGCAAGTCGGGCAAGCCGCTGGTTGTTGCAGGCTGCCTGCCAAAAGCAGATAGGGCAAAGGTCGAATCATTGAATTCTTTGGCAAGCCTGCTTGGGCCGCACTCGATCGAAAAGGCGGTCGATGTCGTGGGCTCTGCCCTTGCAGGTGGCAGACTTGTCGCGCTTGAGGACTCTGTAGCTGACAAGGTCAACATTCCAAGGGTGAGGCTCAACCCCATGGTCAGCATCGTTGAGATAGCAAGCGGCTGCATGAGCGAATGCACGTTCTGCCAGACAAAGATCGCCAAGGGATGGCTCAGGAGCTACCGCATCGGCGACATCATGAGGCAGATCAAGGCCGACATCAATGCCGGCTGCAAAGAGGTCTGGCTAGCGTCAACCGACAACGGCTGCTACGGCAAGGACATGGGCACAGATCTGGTCGAGCTTCTCAGGGCATGCTGCTCTATAGAAGGAGATTTCAAGATCCGGCTGGGCATGATGAATCCAATGTACGTGCCAGAGATGCTGAACAGGATGGTCGATGTATTTTACGAGAACGAGAAGCTCTTCAGGTTCCTCCACATCCCTGTTGAAAGCGGGAGCGATAGGGTATTGAGAAAGATGAAGCGCGGCCATACCACCAAGACATTTCTGGATGCAGTGCAGGCTTTTCGGAGCAAGATCCCGGAAATGACAATCTCGACAGACGTCATCGTAGGCTTTCCTTCAGAAACCGAGGACGATTTCAAAGAAACCCTCGATCTCGTCGAGAGGGCCGAACCGGACATTGTCAACATCTCGCGCTATAGTGCGCGGCCGGGCACAGAGGCCGCAAAATGGAAGGGCATGAGGGTCAGCTCTCAGGTAGCTAAGGAAAGGTCGGAGCGCCTTCACGTTCTGGCAAAAAAGGTTGCGAAAAAGCGCAATTCGCTGTGGCAGGGGTGGCAGGGCGAAATAATTATCGACGAAATGGGCAAGGTAGTGCAGGGCAGGAATTATGCATACAAGCCGGTCGTCGTCCTGTCATCAAACCTTGGCAAGGTTTCGCTTGGCGATAGAAAGCGCGTACAAGTTTATGATTTTTCCAACTTTTCGTTAAAGGCAAGGATAGTAATTTAA
- a CDS encoding FtsZ/tubulin family protein codes for MSPVFVCGELGGSTMSDLLIKNPVLLVGIGGAGSKIATAASAALGCKCLLISNDKKDLIHNEKCTAVYVDSGEWVNPSSLKLRSFVEAHRKEMVAAMNGYSTVIIVSNLAGRAGTAMAPLVCRMAKELSTVISIAIMPFKFEKDRIFNSGTALRRVRETSDSTIVMDNDAFLDNNPELSQEECFSITNSAIVEVISSISSGTVRPALNILCTSRPSHSSESSLRDSVAMLYDAVPDAGSVKRAMVYVMGGDRVPIGDLNKIVGYVQGIFQEEGTTEVAMSSMAAADGVRVHLVASTPQKTRFDRYDPLGDIIPDVLDWDEPDSAPDIKLAMIPAIE; via the coding sequence ATGAGCCCTGTATTTGTGTGCGGGGAGCTCGGGGGATCAACGATGAGCGATCTTTTGATCAAGAATCCAGTGCTGCTGGTAGGCATAGGTGGCGCCGGAAGTAAAATTGCGACTGCGGCAAGCGCCGCTCTTGGCTGCAAGTGCCTGTTGATAAGCAACGACAAGAAAGATTTGATCCACAATGAGAAGTGCACTGCCGTTTATGTTGATTCTGGCGAATGGGTCAATCCCTCAAGCCTAAAACTGCGCTCCTTTGTTGAAGCACACCGCAAGGAGATGGTAGCTGCGATGAACGGCTATTCGACCGTAATCATTGTCTCAAATTTGGCAGGACGTGCCGGCACTGCAATGGCTCCGCTGGTGTGCAGAATGGCAAAAGAATTAAGCACTGTAATCTCGATCGCAATCATGCCCTTCAAGTTTGAGAAGGACCGCATTTTCAATTCTGGCACTGCGTTGAGAAGGGTGCGCGAAACATCTGACTCGACCATTGTGATGGACAACGACGCATTCCTTGACAACAACCCAGAGCTTTCTCAAGAGGAATGCTTCTCAATCACAAACAGTGCCATAGTCGAGGTCATATCCTCGATATCGAGTGGAACCGTGAGGCCGGCGCTGAACATACTGTGCACGAGCAGGCCAAGCCACAGCTCAGAGTCCTCCCTCCGCGACTCTGTGGCAATGCTGTATGACGCCGTTCCAGACGCAGGCTCGGTAAAGAGGGCGATGGTCTATGTGATGGGCGGCGACAGGGTTCCTATCGGTGATCTGAACAAGATTGTGGGCTATGTGCAGGGCATATTTCAGGAGGAAGGCACAACCGAAGTCGCAATGTCATCGATGGCCGCAGCCGACGGCGTGCGCGTCCACCTTGTTGCGTCCACTCCTCAAAAGACAAGGTTTGACCGCTACGACCCACTGGGCGACATCATTCCAGACGTCTTGGACTGGGACGAACCGGACTCTGCGCCTGACATCAAGCTGGCGATGATACCGGCGATCGAATAG
- a CDS encoding putative glycolipid-binding domain-containing protein: MTIPFAAGIHDVDLEVTPATNTLPIRRLCLEDGKSQQVDAVWVHFPSLTLEWLQQRYTGIDRRHYR, from the coding sequence ATCACGATTCCCTTTGCCGCAGGAATACATGATGTTGACCTAGAGGTTACGCCTGCCACCAATACACTTCCGATCAGACGGCTTTGTTTGGAAGATGGCAAATCGCAACAGGTGGACGCTGTCTGGGTTCATTTCCCAAGTTTGACGCTAGAATGGCTGCAACAAAGGTACACTGGAATCGATCGCAGGCATTACAGGTAG